The Tenrec ecaudatus isolate mTenEca1 chromosome 4, mTenEca1.hap1, whole genome shotgun sequence region ATTGATGACGGCACCTCGGACCGCCCCTACAGCCACGCCCTGGTGGCTGGAATCGACCGATATCCCCGCAAAGTGATAGCCGCCATGGGCAAGAAGAAAATTGCCAAGAGGTCGAAGATCAAGTCTTTTGTGAAGGTGTATAACTATAGTCACCTCATGCCCACGAGGTACTCCGTAGACATCCCCTTGGACAAAACTATCGTCAACAAGGATGTCTTCAGAGACCCTGCTCTTAAACGCAAGGCCCGTCGGGAGGCCAAGGTCAAATTTGAGGAGAGGTACAAGACAGGCAAAAACAAGTGGTTCTTCCAGAAGCTGAGATTCTAGGTCTTGAgtcaaaatcatttaaaaaaaaaaacacccccccccccaaaaaaaaagataatatatgacaaaggaaaacaaaaaacctaGCAGGGCTGAGGCAGATCACAACTACTTGGAAGCGGgggttcatttgatttcttacccCATATATTTAAGACAATAAATGCTAAGGGCAAACATAGAAGACTCCTTGTTGATGTCCGTGTCTCTTGAACAATTACACAAACAAGGGTATTTTTAAGGTGCAAAGTTACAGTAAACTGAAATGTCACCTTTATCCTTTTGCTGGGATGAAATCATGAAACAGGGACCAAGCTGGGCTCAGAAGTGGCCACACTGGGCAGGTGGACCTCCTTGGCGGACGAGGAGCTGTGAGAGGGAAGTTACGGGTCATGTGTAAGGATGTCGGCACGGAGGCAGCTCGACTCTGGGCGCCCTGCGTCTGACTCGGTGCTGCTCCTGCCCGTGATCAGGGTCTGCCTGAGCCATTGCCGTGGCCATTGCGTGAGCCGGTCTCACTGAGGGTCTGCCCTGCTCCCGCTGGCTCTCTGCGGGGGAAGAGGCCACAGGAGGCACCGAGCGTATGCACACCCCAGAATGATCAGCCATTCGAGATCAAATGAGCGGTCCttacccaagaacaaagttcagaaaggtgggggggggcggggggaggaagaggagtagaaacaggaaacacgggAAGCCAGGGCCAGCGTTACTACACTGAGGGGACTGCAATAAATAAGCTGaaccaaaatgtgtatgaattcttGAATGTAAACTAAAGATCTGCTATGTTGACCTTTCTTCAGCTCACTATaaaaaggctgtgtgtgtgtgtgtgtgtgtgtgtgtgtgtgtgtgtgtgtgtgtgtgtcagggcaaTCCTACCCTATCCTCTAGGGATgctgtctcaatggcagtgagtttggctcggGTTGGGCTTAGCAGTCTGTGGTttgttcagtattctttgccagcaccatcagtCCAATGCACCTGTTCTTCGGCCCTCCTTATGCGCTGTCCAGCCGTGCACATCCATATGAGGTGGCGTGGGTCAAGtgtaccttcgtcctcaaagaaaCCCCCTTGCTTTCAGCACTTTCAGGagggcagattcacccaatgcgaTGTGTCGTTTGACCTGTTCCATCAGCATTAATTATGGACCCAAGCCagaaaaatccttgccaacttgggTCTACGTGACTTGAGTATATGACGCTCGTTTTAATAGATTTCAGCATCATATATATCACTGTATGGAGGAGCTTGGGTGATACGACAGTGAGGTGCTCAGCTGTgaaccaaaagggcagcatttggaatccggcagcagctccacagggaaaaaggcctggcgatcctGCCCCTTTAAAGGTGACAGCCTAGGAATGCCTCTGAGGACGTTCTCTGAAACACGGGGGCCATCGAGTTCATGATGCCTCCTGTCGGCCACACAGGATTTTCAAGGCACCGTGAATCTCTACAGGaacaggcagcctcgtctttccccacgGGGCAGCCGGTGGGGTCACACCACCAACCTGTGGTGGGCAGCCCAGTGCCAACCTGGTAGTCCTTCTTGTGGATGTCTAAACTCAGAGCTCCTTAGAGACATAAATGTATGAAGTCAGATACACAAATGGCCCTTAGTTTCTTTTTCCCACCTCTCCTTAGCACTGCTGCCTGCTTCCCGGAGAAATTGTTTTACACTTTTCCACCCAATTTCTCTGATATTTGACACTATTTCTAAACACCAAGCTTATGCTATAGTTGCGTCCTCTCTCTGTCTTAGACATGGTCCGTTGTAAAAAGTGAGGACTTTGCTCCCTCACACCCGTCTCAGACTCACACTCTGCTGTCATCAGGTGCTCCCCAAGCTGATTAGCTCACAACTTTCCGTTAAATTCGTGTTTATTGCTTGTGCTCCTGTTTATGTAAATAGTCTTTATAACTGAGCTATGCACTGCACTATGATTTCATGCCTCTCCCATTAAACTTTGGTTTTTATACATATAATCAtcatttgaattttcttttctgtggATTCTTTGTACCTATCAATCCATTCCTAAATCTTCCCAAAGATCTTGGAAACTCTTTGTACAGGTAATCCGTTTTATTTTGTGCCTGCTCACATCCCTCTGAGAGTCTCCAGCCTCCTTCTGGTCAGTTGGCTAGctctccctgcctgctccagcaCGGTCGTCCTTTGATCCCCTTCCTGGAGATGGCTTCGCCTTCAGAATCGGGGCTTCTCGGCCCCAGGCCTCCCACATGCTGGGGTGACTCCCCTGTTCTGAGGGTGTGCCTCCTCCAGCAGCTTGCTGAGAAAGGACGTGCAGAGGTACATTCTTTCTCTGCACATttcacatgaaataggactctGCTCCAGTGCATTCCAATTTAGAGACCAGGAAATGGTATCTTTCCATTGGTGTCAGGCCTAGAAATAGCACAGAATCCTTTTGACTGTGTATGGCCAGTGAGCCCTCAAATACAGGAGGCTTTGAAAGGTTTGTGTAAAGACAGACCTAAGGGCTAATGAGGTTCTCACTCcagttttttgaagccccctcgtattTACTACCTCGCTTTTAATAATAATTCTTTACAAACAGATAAATTTAAGCCTTCCTGGCCTATGTTACAGTGGATTAGCAGTGTGGCTGAATATAGAATTCTAGGGGAAATCCTTTTCCTTCAGCGATTGGAGGCCACCGCTCCCAGGATTCAACTGAATTCCAggatggctttttgtttgtttgtttcattcaacaattcatacacctttTATTTCACCTCATTGATTGACATCttcacaatgtaacatcactaaTTATACTTGCTTTTGTTTCCTGTGTCCATTCCTCCTTGGTTCCCAACCATTTGAACTTGGCCTTTGgttaaatgctgcccctttgatctcaaatggttgagtaTTTTAAGGTGTGTATACTTCCCCAGTGTTATTGCTCTCCTTAGGgacctgttgtttggctgaaaattgagctggCTGAGTGAGAACATTTCCAGATCTGAAGAGTGGTGAAGGGTtgcagtttttttgtttttgttttgttgaatcattttattggggctcgtacaactcttaccacaatccatacatctatcccttgtgtcaagcacatttgcacatctgccatcatccttctcaaaacactttctttctacttgagctcctggtatcagctcctcatttccccctccctccccgttctccctccctaatgaaccctgggtaatttataagttattattttgtcatatcttacactgtccgatgtctcccttcacccacttttctgctgtccatccaccagagagggggttatatatagatccttgtaatcggtacccccttcctcacccacctttccttcaccctcccagtatcaccactctcaccactgatcctgaggggttcatcagtcctggattccctgtgtttgcagttcctatctataccagtgtacatgctctggtctagccagatttgtaaggtagaatggggatcatgatagcggagtggggggggggagcaaggaagcatttaagaactagaggaaagttgtatgcttcaacattgctacattgcatgctgactggctcgtctcctccccgcaacccttccattaggggatgtccagttgcctacagatgggctttgcgtccccATTCCTtgttctccctcattcacaatgataggattttttgttctttgatgcctgatacctcgtcccttcaacacctcatgatcacacgagctgaagtgcttcttccatgtgggctatgttgcttctgagctcgatgggcacttatttaccttcaagcctttaagaccccagatgctatatcttttgatagccaggcaccatcagctgtcttcaccacatttgcttatgcactcatttgtcttcagcgttcattcgggaaggtgagcatcatgggaattccagaattgtTGTCTAGTCCCCAGCCCTATACTTTCAGGCTCTAGTTTTCTCTTTGGAAATTTTCAAGGTCTTCTCTCTAAACCTGAAATTTTGGCCTGAAGTTTTGTAATAATTTGCCATTGTGTGAATCATCTTTTCTAGTTCTTATTTCTGTCCTCTATATTTGTGTTCTCTTTggggaatttcttttttttaaaatcattttattaggggctcttacaaccttttcacaatccatacatacatcatttgtgtccagcacattcatatgtatgttgccatcatcattctcaaaacacctgctttctacttgagcccttggtatcagctcctcatttttcccctccttccccgctccccctccgcctcccccttgataatttataaataattattattttatcatattcttTTGGGAATTTCTATTAGATATTTATCTCCTAGATCGATCCTTCAGTTTTATCTTCCTTTCAGCATAGGGATTCCTCAATTCCCCCTCCAGTTGTCCCATTAATTGATTTTTATCGCTGCTGTCATCACCAGAGTATAAGTTCTTATCTCTCTGACAGTATTACGTGGTGTTTCCTGACATCTCCTTCTGGTATTTGCATTGTCTTTGCGCCCTCTGAATTCCTTTCCCCTAGTGGTTATTTGTGTCTCTGCCTCTCATGTCAGGCACCTTCCTGAGATAAGTCTCCTCTGAGGCTGGCTGTCTATCAGGAGCCAGGTTTTAAAATGGTGACTGGAAGCTGTAGGTGTGTAGAGATTGGTCAACCTCTTGATCATTGGTGATCGGGCCATAGTTCAAAGACAGCGCAGATCCAATCCCTGCAGGCCTCTTCTCCTGGGTGGGCCTGTTCCTCAGAGCGGCACTCTCCAATCtggtgtcctgggagccaaacgTAATCCTCCGGTCTTAAGGACAGGACCTAACCTTACACTTACCTGTTCCTGTATCAGGGAGTCAGGACCCTCTAGGGCGCACCCTCAACTAAAAGGAAATGTCCGGTCTCTGTTAGAATGGGAATGAAGAGTGGACAATGGGGTCTGAGGGTGGATCTCAACTAGTGTTTGAGTCCTCAGGCCTTCTGACAGCCCAAGACAGGTGACTTTTCCCTGCACTCCCTGAGCTCCCCCAACCCTCTGGGGTCTACTGTGCATATCTGGTTGCTTACCTGCCTGCAGCCTCTGCCTGTCATTTAACCACTGTCTGTCAACTGTCCAGCTTCCAAAATTGACCTTCCCTTTCTACTTGTATGTCCTTTCCTAGTCTTTTGTATACTATGTTCTCCTTTATTTattgtcattttattagggtttctAGAGGGGGCGCAGATAAACAAGGAGTTTTATCCACAGTATTTAACTCCCAGAACGGTAAGGCGGGCTCGCTCTCTGGAGGAACAGCCAGGCAAGAAAGACAAAGGCAAGCAGACATTATCATGTGGGGTCCCAGGTGCTGACATGGAGGTACATCTGGGTGGCAGTGGGGGCACGGGAGACATACCTGTATCTAAACAGAGGGCCAAGGGAGTGAGAGGGAGGAAGCAAGCCTGGTGTGATGGGAAGAAGAGAAGCTCAGACTGAACCCAGGCAGCCCTTTGGAGGGTGTGAAGGCAAGATGAGTGGGATTATTTTTGGCCTCCCTTTTCATTTTTAGCTcaaattgttatttttattgaCTCACCTCTCTTGAGTGCTCATAATAAAGCATTGATTTCTCCCTGCACAACCTGCTTTGTCAAGATGAGCTAAACCATCACAGGTGACACCTGGCAATCCAAACTGCCCAGCAGAGGTACCTGGAGGAGCCTAGCCCCAGCCTCAGCTTTCTGATGTGTAAAACAGAGATCGATGTAAAGTTAAATGTACAGGTAAATCGCCTAAGAGAGTTAGTTCTCCCAGCCTtgacttctttggaaaagaagcAAAGAGAAGGACCTCAGAGGTACTGAGCCGGGACCTGCTCTGATGTCCTCGGACTGCGCATCTCACCGCCATTAGGTCTGTTCGGATGTGACTAGGGTGTGCATAAATGTACTCAGTGTTTACTAACAATTAAATGTGCTCTGGAGCCACCATAACCATCAACTAATGAATGGTCTTCAGCTGTCTATCTTCTGATTTAACACTTAAGTCTTTTATGGGtaatttgttgctgttgttttagttCATCctttctggtctctctctctacaATTGAGTTAGGCATCCGAGGAAGCTAATGACCCAACAGCATGGGAGAAGCATCCTGTGGCCCGCACTGCCTGTAGCTGAGAAGTCTGCCTTCTTCATGGGCATTGACCCCTCTCCACTTTGCTTCCACTCTGGAGGCCTCCTTGGGCTTCTCTAGTTCAACACACTTCCTTGCTGTCTGTGAACTGTGCCAAGGCCTGCCCTGGCACTGCCAACACCATGGCTGCTGGACTTTGAAGGCACACCCTGCAGTCATGGGCTTTCCCCACCCTGtacccatcccctccctgccactgacctccAACACTTGTCTTCGCTGATTGTCTTTAGGAACTTGGGGAGATGTGGTGGGCGTCTGCGACCATaggtgtagtgtagtgtagtttAGGGGACCTAAGACACACAGCCATACTGCCATTTCTACTCTAGGGCTGCTATTCTGTCCTCCTAGAGTTTCGGGTGGGATCCCACTATAAACCCCACAGCTTCCAAGGCTAGTCCGGTCTCTAAACTAGGAGCCCCCAGCCCCAGAACCTCAAAGTTTTGTTTCTGACAAGTATGAGGAGACAGGAAGCAGGTTTTAACTCACATCTAACATCTCCCTTCGCTACCCCAGCctgttcctccaccccacccaccctcagtGCAGACAGGCCCGTCCATCGCCTTCCATTTTCCTGTCCTTGCCTCCTCACACGCTGCTGCTTGAAGCtaaagcaggcacttgaactcccTGGTCTCTGGAGCTTACTTTGGGGATTTTGTTGagtgtattgttgttgtttttaatttgtttccCAATCATGAGGATGATTCAGGGACGTAAACAGATCCCCACAAATCAGGACCCGTAAACAGCAAGGGTACAGGCACAGCAGGGCCTCTCCCCAGCCAGCACCTGAGTGCCTCACTTTGGTCTTCAGCcccgtggtcccttggcctctgctctcCATGGCCCAGGAAGCcggcctgctgctctgcctccctgcctgcagtAGTCCTGGCCCTGCTCCTCGGCTGTCTCGTGGTCTTCTTACCCGGCCTGGCTTCTTAGTTCTGTCGCATGGTCTCTGGGCCCAGCCTCTGACGCTTCAAGCAGAGGTCCCAAATGATCCACTGGTGGCTCCTcttccttgatggcccaggggtctttctctctctggctgctgctgctgagctAGCTCTCTCGAGGGACTTTGTCTTTTGGCAGACATGCCCCCAAGGGAACAAAGGGTGGTGACTTGATCCACACCCTCTGGGAAGGTGGAGATTCACAATACATCTGACCTTAATCCCACCATTAGCATCacagagaactccctccaaaatgggatcataACCTCCAGTTTATTTTTTACGGTAACGTTTGGAGCTTGAAAAATTAGTCATTCCTATGCAAAGCATGGATTTTGCATAGGAAAAGCTTTACCCCTTTTTGAAATGCATTTTAGCTGCTGGACTGATGGCCACACCCCTTGTGGGCCAAATGTATTATCTAATGGGCCAAACCCATTACCCCTTTGTTAGATCTCTGGAGGAGCGatatacctctgtccttggctctgcatgagaaagaatccacactgaagcctggttggtgatcccagTGGGTTTATAGAGAATAGTAGcagtttcaggttctacagtaAATGGAGCACAAGGCAGACACAGTCTGCGGCCTGGCCAATCCAGACTGTAGCCCTGCTGTACTACAttgtgtggcagccactgggaaaGAGAGCgccagagcaaaacctctggccTTTTCAGGGGTcccgttgggaggcgtggtcgacaatATTgctcgaccccattggctgaatcaagttcacctggcttagatgggccaatccaggtgtaactccCACCTACATGTACCACTCCTTCCTGTCTGGAAGctcaaacctctgagcatgcataatGGTGCCCCAGAACCTATACTAGCTACCTAACACCTGTTCTCAGCTGGGACCTGCCATGCACTGAAGCAGTGGACACCTCAGTCCCTGGAGGGTCACCAGGCATCCAGAGCTACCAGGGATGGGAGACACATCAGAGAACTTCCAGCTGCACTCTTTGGATCAGCTTTTccactaaacaacaacaaaaaaatgatgGATAGAATGCTTTTTCAGATATTACTTTTAAAGCTGAAAAAATAGTGGGGATGTGCCAGGCAGCTCAGATAAACATATACTTAGAGAGCTAAGCAGGGTACAGGTACACAAGAGCTACTTAATTCTCTGGGCCCTGGTCACTCCTGCTCATTTAAACCTTGAACCAGTGGCAATGCACACCCAAAGtgcagaattaaaggctggagcaTTCTCAAGCTGGGGAATCGTATAGACGACCCCATCACATTCAGTTGGACCCCTTCCAAAGGGCTATGTCCTGGGTCAAGGTGGGCCATATCTAAAGTCACCTCCACCCACACACCAACCCTAGAGGGCATAGGGTCTCAATGCCTTGGTACCAAGGCAaacattgaagaagaaaaaaaatacagcatCTGGAAGGAGTAACCACACCTCAGCCCTAACTCAGATATGTAACACCTGACATGAATTAGAAGAAAGTCTAGTCAAGATCATGGGCTAAAGATTTTAATCACTCTACATGTCTTGCAAAAGCAAGCAGAAAGCTACTCTAGCAAAGGCACTATTTTGGGCTTGGGAGATTCCCCACCAATACTGGTAAAGGAGCTCGACCCCAAATCAGTAAAATAACCACACAAAGAACAGGAGATTTGCAAAGGACACAGCCTGGCTTGATGACGGTGAGCAagtcttggagcacttgctgatgaagatcaaggattgcagccctcaaTGTGTATTACAACTCTTCAAGGTCAAgaagaccgaaatcctcacaccaagaccaagaggtaacatgatatacaaggagaaaaggttgacgttgtcaagtgttttatcttgcttggatccacaatcaattttcatggaagcattcaagaaataaaaaagatgcattgcattcggtaaaactgctgcacaagacctctttttagagaattgaaaagcaagaattttGCTTTTGAAGACTAAGGCGGACTtgaccaagccatggcattttccattgccttatatgcatgtgaaagttggacagtgtgtAGGGAAGACTGAtgaggaatcaatgcatttgaattgtggtgctggagagcaaTATTGACACCCCCattggactactaaaaggacaaacaaatctgtcctggaagaagtacggcaGAGTGCTCCTcgaaggcaaggatgacaagagtttgtcctacatactttggacatgttgtcaggagagactagtccctggggaatgacgtcatgcttggtaaagtgaagccaTGAACGagcggaaggccctcaatgaaatggattgacacaatggctgccgcGATGGGCGCAAACATAgacaccattgtgaggacggcacagggctggttcgtgtttgattctgttgtgaattgggtcatTCTGGGTCGGACGAGTCCATGGCACTGAACAATGCAGCACAAAGAACCAAGACAACATGAACACGAACAGCAGAGGCACAGATAACAACCCCCAATCTGTCCAGACTGAGTTTGGTATTGTAGATAAGCATTTAAAAACAGTTATGgttgctgatggtgcccagctatcaaaagagagtgtctggggtcttaaaggcttgaaggtgaacaagcggccatctagctcagaagcaataaagcccacatggaagaagcacaccagccagtgcgatcatgaggtgccaaagggaccaggtatgaggcatcatgcaaaaaaatatatatgtatatgtatatatatgtgtgtgtgtgtgtgtatgtatgtgtgtatatttatatataccatattgaatgaaggggaaagagcggagtggagacccaaggctcaagtgtcggccactggagatcccctcatagaggggtttaggagaggagatgggtcagtcagggtgcgaggtagtaccaatgaagaacacagctttccccagatcctggatgcttcctccccccaactatcatgatccaaattctaccttgcgggactggatagggcagaggttgtacactggtgcatatgggagctggaggcacagggaatccagggtggatgataccttcaggaccaagggtgtgaggggcgatgctgggagagtggagggtgagtgggttggaaatggggaactgattacaaggatccacatgtgacctcctccctgggagatggatggcagagaagggggggaagggagactccggatagggccagatatgacaaaataacaatgtataaattaccaagggcacatgagggaggggggagtggggagggaggggaaaagaaaaaagaggacctgaagcaaagggcttaagtgtagagcaaatgctttgagaatgattggggcagggaatgtatggatgtgctttatacaattgatgtatgtatatgtatggattgtgataagagttgtatgagcccctaataaaatgtttaaaaaaaacagttatGGTCTGGTAGCTTAGTGGATTACAAGGtggcctgctaactacaaagtcagcaattAGAATTCatcaaaaagatgaggctttctcctccataaagatttacagccttggtaaCTCAagggtgccagtctcttctgtccAGTAGGATCCCTGGGAGCCAGAATCAAGTTGACAGcatggagtttggtttgggagttttATGCTTAAAggactattttaattttaatgaaaaatatgtATAAAAATGACTTGTCAGATTTGGTAAAGAGGAATGAGAACATCTAGAAAATATGAATAAGTAAGATTAAAAAATCCATGAAGGGCCACCAAGAAGACATAGCAACCCTAACTGTATACACACCAAACAATAGAGTCTCAAAAAGCACAAAGCAAAAATGGAGAGCTGGAAGGAGAAACAGACAAATTCACAGGGTCAGGTGTAGATTGATCAAACTACTAGAAAGATAGAGAACAGCTGAACCATGAATCTCATAGCATCTAATTAATGTTTATAAACACTCCACTCAACAGAATATGTTTTCTAACACCTCTGGGTCATTCACTAAGATAAACTTTGCCATGAGACAAACTTTTGATTTTAAAAGGATGGAAATCGCACATAGTGTGTTCTCTGATCGCACATAGTGTGTTCTAGTCAAACTAGAGCTACATAAAAGACAGCAGGAAACCCGTGAATTAAGTAGCACACGTCTAAAGGCAAAGGGGGTTCAAACGGTTTGTGGAAGAAATTCGGTTACATttacattccattttccatgaacctttgaaGACCCTTCATAATCAGTGGGTCACCAAAGACATTTCAAAGAaagttataaaatatataaaacttcATGGAAGTGAGAATACAGTATATGAAAGGATGTGAGTTATAGTTAAAGCAGTGCTGAGAAGGAAATTTGTAGCACTAAATATTGCATTCCACACTGTCCACTGGTGTGTTTTATGGCCTTGCGTGCTGCTGTCCTGCTGGGAGAGAGCCCCCCCGGTATGTCAAACACTAGCAGGGTCTCCTGcggtgagcaggtttcagaggtgcttccagattaagaccaGAGTAAGAAGGAAGAGGCAATCCGCTTCTGAAAAATTAGCTCCTGAAAACCTT contains the following coding sequences:
- the LOC142445217 gene encoding large ribosomal subunit protein eL27-like is translated as MGKFMKPGKVVLVLAEHYLGRKAVIVKNIDDGTSDRPYSHALVAGIDRYPRKVIAAMGKKKIAKRSKIKSFVKVYNYSHLMPTRYSVDIPLDKTIVNKDVFRDPALKRKARREAKVKFEERYKTGKNKWFFQKLRF